The following are encoded together in the Babesia microti strain RI chromosome II, complete genome genome:
- a CDS encoding Structural maintenance of chromosomes protein 5 (overlaps_old_locusTagID:BBM_II03710), translated as MPSGDSTASAIPQRDDESLAGTIQHITLQNWMAYTGPVTLYPSSGLNIIAASNGSGKSAIVCAIALGLGYSPAAVSRGDTPSVFVKRGFSWAKLEIGINKRGGSTMLVTRRIDVGKDGDSTSTWLIDGEKVTNSFVTETITKMNIRLDNLISFLPQENVSKFTSMTPKQLLIATLRGIKPLLLDRQNDIDKLDKDVESFDSRIKANLKQLSMLKGEIDLLERKEREYAQLGEEKIKLSILNHILLLMHVEDITSRIDDNRKKIVQYESEIANLRLKLEPLNVLKNKILQAHQKYDEQACETEKVINNIITQLFKPNSLFSSSIHFEGYNNVLTLKNKLEGDELKKKEIQQRIDELAKIESENKKEIQLLRSKISESECKFHQLSSMLAEKKVELDNLIKKSRCNNDKYGRFDKKQNLLGGRTRRMKLSDSAFQLDSFQRMQLENLYKTIHPKSIENVDKFLHVQHTHPNVLGPIAALVQLCTPHASILECAIKNYLDAFVAPNILDVVENISSKYNISIVTTPGKNISLCHVTEEIRAWGVELFLHETFQAPEQVKQTLSNVARINQSFIVTDSSKLNDSNFSQFYDVMIREISIQVGRKVKVLEFFMDGMRRFYTQLGGNSFVDEQTPYPAKPNVLILPEATDNLKISELNGNIELIKEELNNNSYRTDSIKLQRLELASKKIERDLPGLLARLESLRVCNLKEEVRDLLDKTRQSVQQDIAQHLDRLTAAADEIDEVVAGVGALKKLVAKMNYLKKLLSQLGNRLNPLTERFEANEKLIQDANKLIIELASKKEQFEAQLEESKQTLKRTLVNTVNIKYKAERRGGEEDAVARAAERVFLGEDVDEVVSDLVNDYHRQYREKQEVCKQVQISRVRIQHLSSIIDAASGYAQITQMMDSLEAKRCQFASLEEQVKMDELDKIELVAKRDEYTQQWVDEVKEIVSKVDTQFSRLMGLVKEGVMGQARLVNNEKVGDAELSIRVRFSGDKDLLPLSTSYQSGGERGVVTMLYILSLQHYTFSPFYLLDEINQGLDVDYERALLCIIQSNLKKNSQLFIITPHLIPGLDLSKATMHFPFNGPFVTDNNQGWAIADC; from the coding sequence TCGTTTGTGCTATAGCTTTAGGACTTGGCTATTCCCCTGCAGCCGTTTCCAGGGGGGATACCCCCTCCGTCTTTGTTAAAAGGGGGTTTAGCTGGGCTAAATTGGAAATAGGTATTAACAAGAGAGGTGGCTCAACAATGTTGGTAACTAGACGAATTGACGTGGGCAAGGACGGTGATAGCACCAGTACGTGGTTAATAGATGGGGAAAAAGTAACAAATTCCTTCGTGACTGAGACAATTACCAAAATGAATATTCGGTTGGACAATTTGATCTCATTTCTCCCCCAAGAAAATGTTAGCAAGTTTACTTCTATGACACCAAAACAGCTTTTAATAGCTACGCTAAGGGGGATAAAGCCGCTCTTGTTGGATAGACAAAATGACATTGATAAGCTGGACAAAGATGTGGAATCATTTGATAGCAGAATTAAAGCGAACCTCAAGCAATTATCTATGCTAAAAGGCGAGATTGATTTGTTGGAGCGTAAGGAAAGGGAGTATGCTCAGCTTGGTGAAGAAAagattaaattatcaatccTAAATCACATCCTTTTACTGATGCATGTAGAAGATATTACGAGCAGGATTGATGACAATCGCAAGAAAATAGTGCAGTATGAGTCGGAAATTGCCAATTTGAGACTAAAACTTGAACCATTGAATGTGttaaaaaacaaaattttacaggCACACCAAAAATATGACGAACAGGCATGTGAAACCGAAAAGGttataaacaatattatcactcaattatttaaaccCAACAGCCTATTTTCATCAAGTATTCACTTTGAAGGATATAACAATGTCTTAACTTTGAAGAATAAACTAGAGGGCGATGAGTTAAAAAAAAAGGAAATACAGCAGAGAATTGACGAGTTGGCAAAGATTGAAAGCGAAAATAAAAAGGAGATTCAACTCTTACGGTCGAAGATTTCTGAATCCGAATGTAAATTTCACCAGCTATCATCTATGTTGGCAGAAAAGAAGGTAGAACTGGATAACTTGATCAAGAAATCTCGCTGCAACAATGACAAATACGGAagatttgataaaaaacaAAATCTGCTAGGGGGGAGAACCAGAAGGATGAAACTAAGCGATAGTGCTTTTCAATTAGATTCGTTTCAACGTATGCAACTAGagaatttgtataaaacCATACATCCAAAGAGCATTGAAAATGTGGATAAGTTTTTGCATGTGCAACATACGCATCCAAATGTATTGGGGCCAATTGCCGCTCTTGTCCAACTTTGCACCCCTCATGCCAGCATTTTGGAGTgtgcaataaaaaattacctTGATGCCTTTGTGGCACCAAATATACTTGATGttgttgaaaatatatcatccaaatataatatatcgATTGTAACCACTCCcggtaaaaatatatcactttGTCATGTAACAGAGGAAATTCGCGCATGGGGAGTTGAATTGTTCCTACATGAAACGTTTCAGGCACCAGAGCAAGTTAAGCAAACGCTTTCTAACGTGGCCCGCATCAACCAGTCTTTCATCGTAACTGATAGCAGCAAGTTGAATGATTCAAATTTCTCCCAATTCTATGATGTAATGATCAGAGAAATATCTATTCAAGTGGGCAGAAAAGTTAAGGTACTTGAGTTTTTTATGGATGGAATGCGTCGCTTCTACACACAACTTGGCGGTAATTCATTTGTGGACGAACAAACTCCTTATCCAGCAAAACCTAATGTACTAATTCTTCCCGAAGCCactgataatttgaaaatatcaGAACTTAACGGGAATATCGAACTGATCAAAGAagaattaaataataatagcTATCGAACGGACAGCATTAAATTGCAACGGTTAGAACTTGCATCCAAGAAAATTGAGAGGGACCTCCCGGGGCTGTTGGCGCGGTTGGAGTCGCTGCGGGTATGCAACCTTAAGGAAGAGGTTCGAGACCTGCTGGACAAAACTAGGCAGTCTGTCCAACAAGACATAGCACAGCACTTGGATAGGCTTACTGCCGCCGCCGATGAGATAGACGAAGTTGTTGCAGGTGTGGGCGCGCTAAAAAAACTGGTGGCAAAAATGAATTACCTGAAAAAGTTGCTCTCTCAACTGGGAAACAGGCTCAACCCCCTAACAGAACGCTTCGAGGCAAACGAGAAGCTTATACAAGATgcaaacaaattgattatagaGCTGGCTTCAAAGAAGGAACAATTTGAAGCCCAGCTGGAGGAGTCAAAGCAAACTCTTAAACGCACACTAGTAAATACCGTGAACATCAAATATAAGGCTGAGAGAAGGGGGGGGGAGGAAGACGCCGTTGCCAGGGCAGCCGAGCGTGTGTTCCTCGGCGAAGATGTGGATGAGGTGGTGTCTGATCTTGTAAACGACTATCACCGTCAATACAGAGAGAAACAGGAGGTTTGTAAGCAGGTACAAATATCACGGGTAAGAATCCAGCATCTTTCTTCCATAATAGATGCCGCGTCTGGCTATGCGCAAATCACCCAAATGATGGATTCGCTCGAGGCCAAACGGTGTCAATTTGCCAGTCTCGAAGAACAGGTTAAAATGGACGAATTAGACAAAATAGAATTAGTGGCAAAGAGGGACGAGTATACGCAGCAGTGGGTTGATGAGGTCAAGGAAATAGTTTCAAAAGTTGACACTCAATTTTCACGTTTGATGGGTCTGGTAAAGGAAGGAGTCATGGGTCAGGCTAGGCTTGTCAACAATGAAAAGGTAGGGGATGCTGAGTTATCAATCCGAGTGAGGTTTTCGGGTGATAAAGACTTATTACCCCTTTCAACTTCCTACCAATCTGGGGGCGAACGTGGCGTTGTGACTATGTTGTACATATTATCGCTACAGCATTACACATTCTCCCCCTTTTACCTActtgatgaaattaatcAGGGATTGGATGTGGATTATGAGAGGGCATTGCTGTGTATTATCCAATCTAACCTAAAAAAAAACTCTCAGCTTTTCATAATAACCCCGCATTTGATACCAGGGTTAGATCTGAGCAAGGCTACAATGCACTTCCCGTTCAATGGGCCTTTTGTGACCGATAACAATCAGGGGTGGGCGATAGCAGATTGCTAA
- a CDS encoding RAP protein, putative (overlaps_old_locusTagID:BBM_II03715): MYQNPRFNVLSAVQFRNLAARHFAKATNKPIIDLTDPNAKELTKEEFLALSNVELDVQKLKPHQYKQHVTKPNESDRDNRNKNKYVPHSELIKFKGHIVKDLVVETGQKLMYQDRGVYKMNRQEYYRHFFNKNSKDKNSLDKQQEKYYKLLKNPPKIKEKRIRPSKYWYKNDYTPPTNDEISKLTANELKFTFMNQSRHCRSAGVIDNNTWNLLLERVLKLSNKIKLRKLMRYFQAIGNVQLDVNWRVKQLIDIIYKRRVEMKPKHYVYLFQALSRLRYQGLNLLDDLHEMMLCWSILRNNFLIKAANSLSKLGVGNELLAQPLQKVISHRIVSFTGSDCIKVKYITCLEMFTDDMLVAFLHKCDYNRTLFCHYTRHLEIVELYLRLMKPNVYERLSEATREFLKSSREHSTMKDQIGKASFDSDVTNNQDMEGYSLNDIDNVTNEAESAPLDSENPRSADFGRSYHEDFVKDVARILTLLNIEAVKGVIAGPFTLDLYSSERNLVIECCPPYQFYTQTGSYTTCASWRHKLIRAMGFHLVLVPYKKWYSLPSDNDKGAFLTTILPNHIA; this comes from the exons ATGTACCAAAATCCACGATTCAATGTGTTATCTGCGGTGCAATTTAGAAATCTTGCGGCTAGGCACTTTGCTAAGGCAACCAACAAGCCCATTATCGATTTGACAGACCCAAATGCCAAGGAATTGACAAAAGAAGAATTTCTTGCGTTGTCAAATGTGGAATTGGACGTACAAAAACTGAAGCCACATCAATACAAACAACATGTAACTAAACCCAATGAATCTGACCGTGATAATCGGAACAAAAATAAATACGTTCCTCATTCTGAACTTATAAAGTTCAAAGGGCATATTGTTAAAGATTTGGTGGTGGAAACTGGgcaaaaattgatgtaTCAGGATAGG GGTGTCTATAAGATGAACAGACAGGAATACTATAGgcattttttcaataagAATAGCAAGGATAAAAATTCTTTGGACAAACAACAAGAAAAGTACTATAAATTACTAAAGAATCCACCCAAAATCAAAGAAAAAAGAATTAGACCTTCAAAATACTG GTACAAAAACGATTATACACCCCCCACCAATGATGAAATATCAAAACTTACAGCTAATGAACTAAAGTTTACATTTATGAATCAGTCACGACACTGTCGCTCAGCTGGAGTAATCGACAATAACACCTGGAATTTGCTGCTAGAACGCGTATTAAAACTCTccaacaaaattaaattaagGAAATTAATGAGATATTTCCAGGCCATTGGAAATGTTCAACTAGATGTGAACTGGCGTGTTAAACAGTTGatagatataatttataaaagaAGGGTTGAAATGAAACCCAAACATTATGTCTATTTGTTTCAA GCGCTTAGTAGACTTAGGTATCAGGGGCTAAATTTACTAGACGATCTACATGAAATGATGCTTTGTTGGTCAATTCTCCGCAACAATTTCCTTATTAAG GCGGCAAACAGTTTGTCTAAATTGGGCGTTGGAAATGAACTATTGGCACAACCACTACAAAAGGTGATAAGTCACAGAATTGTTAGCTTCACAGGCAGTGACTGCATAAAAGTAAAATACATTACATGCTTGGAAATGTTTACGGATGACATGTTGGTGGCATTTCTACACAAATGCGATTACAATCGCACGCTATTTTGCCACTACACAAGGCACTTGGAAATAGTTGAACTGTATTTAAG attaaTGAAACCAAACGTCTATGAACGGTTATCTGAAGCAACAAGAGAATTTCTAAAATCATCACGTGAACATTCTACTATGAAAGATCAAATAGGAAAGGCCAGCTTTGACAGCGATGTCACTAATAATCAAGACATGGAAGGTTATAGCcttaatgatattgataatgtcACAAACGAGGCAGAATCCGCGCCATTAGATTCCGAAAACCCCCGCTCAGCTGATTTTGGACGATCATATCATGAGGATTTTGTAAAAGATGTAGCTAGGATTTTAACCCTTCTAAATATAGAAGCTGTTAAAGGGGTAATAGCCGGGCCCTTTACTCTTGATTTATATAGTTCAGAACGTAATCTGGTAATTGAATGCTGTCCCCCATACCAATTCTATACCCAAACGGGCAGCTATACCACTTGCGCATCATG GAGGCACAAATTAATTCGCGCCATGGGATTTCATTTAGTATTAGTACCGTATAAGAAATGGTATTCATTGCCCAGTGACAATGATAAGGGTGCCTTTCTTACCACAATATTGCCCAACCACATCGCATAG
- a CDS encoding mitochondrial ribosomal protein L37, putative (overlaps_old_locusTagID:BBM_II03715;~overlaps_old_locusTagID:BBM_II03720), producing the protein MIRVPFLPQYCPTTSHSVYAAYNLFYNPKKHLTSKCALAFDSIINPYCLQIRYISVSNVRSAPKPKRGGKVGSKEQSDATNTVGNDHLFNIYQSIPQDHELLPDKYYPDWLWKLTDIDKSYGELVLMFIHGKDIDKATIHDYIRFRRLHNKSNIRINNLRLQKKRKLAIKTHFYDV; encoded by the exons ATGATAAGGGTGCCTTTCTTACCACAATATTGCCCAACCACATCGCATAGCGTATACGCtgcatataatttgttttataatCCAAAAAAGCACTTGACTAGTAAATGTGCGTTAGCATTTGATAGCATCATTAACCCTTATTGCTTGCAAATAAGATATATATCAGTATCTAATGTAAGGAGTGCCCCTAAACCCAAAAGGGGAGGCAAGGTTGGATCAAAGGAACAAAGTGACGCTACTAACACAGTTGGAAATGATCATTTGTTCAACATATACCAAAGCATTCCACAAGACCATGAATTACTACCAGATAAGTACTATCCCGATTGGCTATGGAAACTCACCGATATAGACAAGTCATATGGAGAACTAGTTTTAATGTTCATCCATGGAAAG GATATCGATAAGGCCACTATTCACGATTATATACGATTTAGGAGGCTGCACAATAAATCCAATATTAggataaacaatttaaggTTACAGAAAAAGAGGAAGTTGGCCATCAAAACACATTTTTACGACGTATAA
- a CDS encoding G1 to S phase transition protein (overlaps_old_locusTagID:BBM_II03725), whose translation MESSSFKFNPNAIDFVPNNFTGYSKKNSTEVDELSEETQKLIINQQISKWDDEPVEVGLGEASRQNERKSPSPINKSNGNELVKKIDGGDYRKNVPPDPDPRIHLNIVFIGHIDAGKSTTCGNILYQSGYVDERTIEKYEKEAIEKGRDSWFLAFIMDTNEEERAKGKTVEVGRATIETPNRRFTILDAPGHRSFVPNMIGGAAQADCGVLIISARKGEFETGFERGGQTREHALLARTLGVSQLIVAVNKMDDPSCNWSEERYTSICTKLKPYLKKCGYNENKDIHFVPISGLTGQNLIEHVSNKNYKNYNANASWYGLDKPSLMKLLDTIPPPERSADAPLRIPLIDGYKDNGIMCLGKVELGTVRSGQQCIIMPDRVKAKVANVYFEDEEFAYAKPGENIRLRLLGIEEDQVNKGCVICDITNLCPVSSKFMAQLAIIDLHPHRPIIAAGYSCILHVHTIFEEVEFLTLLESIDRKTKKRKDNPAFVKQDLMVTAILKLKNSVCLETFERCGPMARITLRDEGKTVAIGKITKIITD comes from the exons ATGGAATCTAGCTCCTTCAAGTTCAACCCAAATGCAATTGATTTTGTGCCAAATAACTTTACTGGTTACtcaaaaaaaaattcaacTGAAGTAGATGAACTGAGTGAAGAGactcaaaaattaataattaatcaacaGATCTCTAAATGGGATGATGAGCCTGTGGAAGTTGGACTAGGCGAAGCTTCGAGACAAAATGAAAGAAAAAGTCCCAGCCCaattaataaatctaaTGGGAATGAATTAGTAAAAAAAATCGATGGAGGAGATTATAGGAAAAACGTTCCTCCTGATCCAGATCCTAGGATTCATTTGAACATTGTATTCATTGGACATATTGATGCGGGGAAAAGCACTACTTGTGGAAATATTCT TTACCAATCAGGGTATGTAGATGAAAGGACAATCGAAAAATACGAAAAGGAAGCAATTGAAAAGGGAAGAGATAGTTGGTTTTTGGCGTTCATAATGGACACAAATGAAGAGGAAAGGGCAAAG GGTAAAACGGTGGAAGTGGGTCGAGCCACTATTGAGACTCCAAATCGCAGATTTACCATTTTAGATGCGCCTGGGCACCGAAGTTTTGTGCCAAATATGATAGGAGGTGCCGCTCAGGCAGATTGCGGTGTCCTAATTATTTCGGCTAGAAAAGGTGAATTTGAGACAGGATTTGAACGAGGCGGTCAGACACGTGAACATGCCTTATTAGCCAGAACACTAGGCGTATCTCAATTGATAGTGGCGGTCAACAAAATGGATGACCCTTCCTGCAATTGGTCTGAGGAAAGATACACTAGCATTTGTACCAAATTGAAGCCCTACCTTAAGAAATGTGGCTATAATGAAAACAAGGACATACACTTCGTTCCTATATCAGGCCTTACTGGGCAAAATCTGATAGAACATGTGtcaaacaaaaattataaaaattataatgcAAATGCCAGTTGGTATGGATTAGATAAACCTTCActgatgaaattgttagACACTATTCCACCCCCTGAAAGATCTGCTGACGCTCCGTTGAGAATACCATTGATAGATGGTTACAAGGATAACGGAATTATGTGTCTAGGCAAGGTGGAATTGGGAACAGTTAGGTCTGGACAACAGTGCATAATAATGCCTGATAGGGTTAAGGCCAAAGTGGCTAATGTGTATTTTGAGGATGAAGAGTTTGCCTATGCAAAGCCCGGGGAAAACATTAGATTGAGATTGCTAGGTATTGAAGAGGACCAAGTAAACAAGGGCTGCGTTATTTGCGACATAACTAACCTATGCCCTGTATCCAGCAAATTTATGGCACAGCTAGCAATCATTGATTTACACCCACATAGGCCAATTATAGCAGCGGGGTATAGCTGCATACTGCATGTGCATACGATTTTTGAGGAAGTGGAATTTTTAACGTTGTTAG AAAGTATTGATAGGAAAACTAAGAAGAGGAAGGATAATCCTGCGTTTGTGAAGCAAGATTTAATGGTGACAGCCATATTGAAGCTGAAAAATTCCGTGTGCTTGGAGACTTTTGAAAGGTGTGGTCCAATGGCCAGAATTACACTCAGAGATGAGGGTAAGACTGTGGCCATAGGAAAAATTACTAAGATCATTACTGATTAA
- a CDS encoding F-box and leucine-rich repeat protein GRR1 (overlaps_old_locusTagID:BBM_II03730) translates to MYTLEFLPDDVLYTILNYSYPDGFLVCKRFARLLRRCRQILDLSKLNRMELSSYCVEVAIFGSNRVRCLLVGGWNEWSNLHISKLLQSGQFRMIQYLSLRNCAKITSNAVVSLLEKLCNNVVGIDIFNCYRLNCEAVFSIFCFPNLQTLCLGSCVKSLHTNDTLERLFPKISSSDVTRCTSKIQLKRLDLVGCKFITDISALGRPYLSDLEYLDLTGLCINNTIISLANLKNLKHLIIPGLDIDCCVMYDIIKNMPLLESLDISGSPVDYKIIDVLTQATNLARLKFSKCSGFDNICLRKIIISLPNLSIIDVSHCWKLTESFISNSVVKSGKIFSQFGIFQCSLDMANVKMLLAKAGAESVKLYNHNEISIAWAIDFKKDFKARSKMGVKRKRYNF, encoded by the exons ATGTATACTTTGGAGTTTCTTCCGGACGATGTTTTATACACTATCCTGAATTACAGTTACCCTGATGGTTTCCTAG TGTGTAAGAGATTTGCACGGTTGCTAAGGAGATGTAggcaaattttggatttaaGCAAGCTCAACCGAATGGAACTGTCAAGTTATTGTGTAGAAGTTGCAATTTTTGG GTCTAATAGAGTCAGATGTTTACTAGTTGGGGGATGGAATGAGTGGTctaatttacacatatcTAAGCTATTGCAATCTGGGCAGTTTAGAATGATCCAATATCTATCCCTTCGTAACTGTGCAAAAATCACTTCTAATGCAGTGGTTTCTCTACTTGAGAA ACTTTGCAATAATGTGGTTggaattgatatattcaattgttACCGACTGAACTGTGAAGCTGTATTTAGCATTTTTTGCTTTCCCAATTTGCAA ACACTCTGCTTGGGCAGTTGTGTCAAGTCATTACATACAAATGACACTTTGGAGAGATTATTTCCAAAAATTAGTTCTTCGGATGTAACCAGATGCACTAgtaaaatacaattgaaaAGGTTGGATCTTGTtggttgtaaatttatcactgaTATTTCGGCTTTGGGCCGCCCATATCTGAGTGATTTG GAATACCTAGATTTAACGGGTTTGTGTATcaataatacaataattagtttggcaaatttgaagaatttgaagCATCTAATCATACCTGGATTGGACATAGATTGCTGTGTAATGTATgatataatcaaaaatatgcCATTGTTAGAATCATTAGATATATCTGGATCTCCAGTagattataaaattatagatGTCCTAACACAAGCCACAAATTTGGCCCgtttaaaattttccaagTGTAG CGggtttgataatatttgtttgagaaaaataattataagtTTGCCAAACCTGTCCATAATTGATGTATCGCATTGCTGGAAGTTGACAGAATCATTTATCTCCAATTCAGTTGTTAAATCTG GTAAGATCTTCAGCCAGTTTGGAATTTTTCAGTGCTCACTAGACATGGCCAATGTTAAGATGTTGTTAGCCAAGGCGGGGGCGGAATCtgttaaattatacaatcacAAC GAGATAAGTATCGCATGGGCTATCGACTTTAAGAAGGATTTTAAAGCTCGTTCTAAGATGGGCGTCAAGCGAAAGCGATATAACTTTTAA